From the genome of Spinacia oleracea cultivar Varoflay chromosome 2, BTI_SOV_V1, whole genome shotgun sequence, one region includes:
- the LOC110777713 gene encoding MLP-like protein 43 produces the protein MGVIGKLEVDVEIKSQGDLFHELFGQKPHHVANITPDKIHTCDVHEGHFGKPGSIICWDYTIDGKKCVAKEIVEEIDEEKQYVKFKVIEGHLLEEFKGFSVSIHVIPSGETTIVKWTIEFERFAVDGPYPTKIMDFCIGITKDIEAHHLNE, from the exons aTGGGAGTTATAGGGAAGCTAGAAGTTGATGTTGAGATTAAGTCACAAGGTGATCTTTTTCATGAACTGTTTGGGCAGAAGCCACACCATGTTGCCAATATCACCCCCGATAAAATCCATACTTGTGACGTGCATGAGGGTCATTTTGGAAAGCCTGGCTCTATCATTTGTTGGGATTATACTATTG ATGGGAAGAAATGTGTAGCAAAGGAGATAGTTGAAGAAATAGATGAAGAGAAGCAATATGTGAAGTTCAAAGTCATAGAAGGACATCTCCTTGAAGAGTTCAAGGGCTTTAGCGTGAGTATTCATGTTATTCCTAGTGGTGAAACAACAATTGTGAAGTGGACTATTGAGTTTGAGAGGTTTGCTGTTGATGGGCCCTACCCAACCAAGATTATGGACTTTTGCATTGGTATCACCAAGGATATTGAGGCCCATCATCTCaatgaataa